The window TTGAGGTCGGGGCTTCGCGGCTCGAAGCCGACGCCCTGCTCTTGGCGACCGGACGCAGACCATTCGTCGCCGCCCTGGCCCTGGAGCACGCCGGCGTCGAGGTAGACGAGGGAGCGATCCGCGTCGACAGGAACCTGCGCACGACCAATCCACATGTGTACGCGGCGGGCGACGTCACTGGAGGCTTCCAGTTCACCCACTACGCCGCCTGGCAGGGGTACGTGGCGGCGCGCAACGCGCTCCTCCCAGGAGCCCAGGAGGGGTTGCGCTCGAACATCCCATGGGCGGTCTTCACCGATCCGGAGGTCGCACAGGCCGGCCTCAGCGAGGCCGAGGCGCGCGCCCAGCTCGGCGACGTCAAAGTTCACCGCTTGGAGCTCGAGCTCGTCGATCGGGCGCAGACCGAGGATGGGCGCGAGGGCTTCCTCAAGCTGGTTACACGGGCGGGCGGGAGGCTCATCGGGGCGACGGCGGTCTCGAGAGCAGCGGGAGAAACCATCAACGAGCTGGCACTCGCCATCGACCGCGGACTGACCGTATCCGATCTTGCTTCGACCATCCACGCCTACCCCACCTTCGGCTCCGCTGTTCAGCAGCTGGCCGCGGAGGCTGCCTTTGAAGCCGCCGCCACCGGCATTCGCGGCCACGCCCTGCGCACGATTCGCCGCCTGAGCTGACCCGGGAATGGACCCGGCGCCGGCGTGTTGTCCTTCGAAGACCGGCGCATGCCGCGTTGTTGGCCGCGTGTTTGGAGGACTGCCCATGCCAGTGTCCCGCCGATTGATCGCCTCGATCCTATCCGCGCCGCTGCTCATCGCCGCCTGTGGCGGGAGCTCCTCCTCTTTATCCTCTTCATCCTCGGAGCACATGAGCCCGATGGCCAGCGGCGAGGCCATGATGATGCAGCCGGGCGCCGCGAGCATGCAGGTGGACATCCTCTCACCAGCCGACGGGGCTGTGGTCACCGGAAACATCGTTGGCGTCCAAGTCCAGGCAACCGGCTTCACCAACACGTGCAACGGTGCGGGCACCAAGGATGTGGCGGGCTTTGGCCACTACCACATCGAACTCGACAAGTCACTCGTGAACATGTTCTGCACGTCCGCCGCCGCCCTGATCTCCATGCAGAACGTCAAGCTGGGCAAGCACACGTTGACCGTGATCCCGGCGCAAAACGACCACTCCGAGATCACCGCGAACGCCAAGTCGATCACCTTCGACTACGAACCCACCAACCCGCTTCCGGCGATCACCGACGCCACGTTCAGCGGCCCGAAGTCGATCAAGATCCTGAGCCCGGCCGCCGGGAGTGTGCTCAAGGGCGCGTTCGACGTAACCGTTCAGGTCACCAACTTCAACCTCAGTTGTGACCTCTTTGGCAAGCCTGACGTCGCCGGTTACGGCCACTGGCATTTGAATGTGGATTCCGACATGGGCGCCATGATGGGCATGGGAACGATGCTGGCCATGAACTGCACCCAGACGTTCCACGCCACCACGGCTGGCATGACCCCCGGCCAGCACACCCTGATCGCGCTGTTGGTCGACAACGGCCACGTTCCCTTCAATCCTGATGTGAACGCTCAGGTTGCGGTGACGGTCGCCTCGTGACCCTGATCGCGTACCTGCGGGCCGGCGCCGTGCTCGGGGCCGCGCTGCTCGCGACACTCGCATGCGGGGGAGGGCAATCCGCCGGCCAGTCCTCCTTCGCTCCCACGTGTGCGGCGGTGGCCGGGTTACCGGGAGCAGTGAATGACAAAGGGACCGCCACCCTGGCCGCGGCCGGAACCATCACTGTCGATGACGAGTACTTCTCCCCCACCTGCCTCACTGGTGCGAAGGGCACCGTCACCTTGACCCTGCACAACCGCGGGCACCTCCTACACAACTTTTCAGTGCCCGAACAGAGCATCGACGTCGACATACCGCCAGGCCAGACGGTGAAGGTCGAGGTCACCGTCGCGGGCAAACCCGTTCACTTCTTCTGCAAGTACCACCGAGACGCCGGCCAGCAGGGAGCGCTCCTCCCTGCCCCTTAAGGGTGGCAAGGGCGCGGCTGCCGGCGCCGCCGGTGCTCGGAGGGGAATCCGCGACTTGCAGGGGTGTTAGCAGGGGTATGGCGCGTCGGCGCAAGCAAAACCTGGCTCGGGCCCATCGAGATCGCGGGGGCGCTCACCCCGTGGGCGAGCGAACAAGGCCAGCCCAAAGGCGCGCCCTGCGGGCAAGGTTCAAGTGGCGATCCTTGGCCTGGATTTGCGGCGGACTGGCGGTCGCGGTCGCGGCCGTGGCGCTGCTGATCGCAAGCGGCATCAACCACCAGGCACCACCGCTGCCGATTCCAACGGTCGCGGAGGGCGCTCTGGTGCGCGGCCAGCCGCCGGCCGATTTCACCGCCACCACATTCGACGGCCACCAACTCACCCTGTCGAGCCTGAAGGGCCGGCCGGTGCTGGTCAACTTCTTCGCCTCGTGGTGCACGCAGTGCGCGCATGAGCTGGTGTTCATGGAGCAGTCGTACGAACGGCATCAGGCTGACGGGTTCGTCATCGTCGGCGTCAACGGCTTGGAAACTGGCGACGGAGTTGGCTTCTACCATCGGTTGGGGCTCACCTTCCCGGCCGTCTACGACCCGGGCGATCCCGGCAAGATCTCTCTCGCTTACAACGTCACCTCCAGCCTCCCGGTCTCCGTCTTCCTGGACAAGACCGGCCGCGTCGACCTCATTCAGCTCGGAGCCCTCACCCCCGAGCTGCTCGAGCAGGAGATCCAGAAGCTCAGCTGAACCGATGACCTTGGACAACGTCACCGTTCCACTCGCTCTGGCGGCCGGCGCCGCCTCGTTCCTGTCGCCCTGCGTAATTCCGCTGGTACCGGTGTACGTTTCCTACCTCGTCCGCTCCGCCGCCGGCATTGGCGCTCACCGCACGTCGCGAGCCTCAGGGACTGTCAACGCGGTGGCCTTTGTGGCCGGCGTCAGCCTGGTCTTTCTCACGCTCTTCTACGCGCTTCGGACGCTGTTGCAGCCGGTTCGCGGGGCGATCGTTCCGATCGCCGGCGCCCTGGTCATCGTGTTCGCTCTGCACGTGGCGGGCCTGGTTCGAATTCCAGGCTTGGACCGCGAGTACCGGCTGTTCAAGGCGGCTCCCGTCCGCTCGGGGCCGATCGGAGGCTTCCTGCTTGGGCTGGCCTTTGCCGCCGGTTGGACTCCATGCGTCGGACCGGTGCTGGGGGCGGTGCTGACCGCAGGCGCGACCACCGGCACGACCGGCAGGGGGCTGATCATGGTCGCCGCCTACTGCGTTGGTCTGGGCCTTCCGTTCGTGTTGCTCGGGCTGGGGGTTGGCAGGGCGTCGGCGATGGTGGGAAGACTGAACCGGTGGCGGCGGCCGATCGATCTCGCTTCCGCGGGCGTGCTCGCGGCGATGGGGCTCCTGCTCTTGACCAACAGCCTCACCCTCCTCACCGACTTCGCGAGCCGCGTTCTCCCCAGCGTGGATCCGTTCGGGCTGTGAAGCCGTGATCGCACCCTCGCGAGCCCAGTTGCTGGCCGGCCTGCTGGTGGCGGTCGCGGCCGGCGCGGCGGCGCTCTACATCACGCGACCCCCGGCCCCCACAGCGGCCCCACCCGGAACTCCCGATCAGCTCAGCAGCGCCGAGATCACAACCATTCTCGAGCCCGACGCCATACAGTCGGTCGACCATCCCCGCTTCGTCGCTGCCGGTACGGCCGGCGTGCGCGCGAACTCGGCCGTGATCGGTGTCGACCTTGGAGGCGAGGCGCACGCCTACCCGATCGCCTTCATGAGCCGGGTCGAGATCGTCAACGACCGTCTGGGCGGGACCAACATCGCCATCACCTGGTGACCACTTTGCTACACGGGCATCGTGTATGCCCGAGACGTGAACGGCAAGACGCTCACGTTCGGTGTGTCCGGCAAGCTCA of the bacterium genome contains:
- a CDS encoding DUF4399 domain-containing protein, yielding MDPAPACCPSKTGACRVVGRVFGGLPMPVSRRLIASILSAPLLIAACGGSSSSLSSSSSEHMSPMASGEAMMMQPGAASMQVDILSPADGAVVTGNIVGVQVQATGFTNTCNGAGTKDVAGFGHYHIELDKSLVNMFCTSAAALISMQNVKLGKHTLTVIPAQNDHSEITANAKSITFDYEPTNPLPAITDATFSGPKSIKILSPAAGSVLKGAFDVTVQVTNFNLSCDLFGKPDVAGYGHWHLNVDSDMGAMMGMGTMLAMNCTQTFHATTAGMTPGQHTLIALLVDNGHVPFNPDVNAQVAVTVAS
- a CDS encoding TlpA family protein disulfide reductase, encoding MARRRKQNLARAHRDRGGAHPVGERTRPAQRRALRARFKWRSLAWICGGLAVAVAAVALLIASGINHQAPPLPIPTVAEGALVRGQPPADFTATTFDGHQLTLSSLKGRPVLVNFFASWCTQCAHELVFMEQSYERHQADGFVIVGVNGLETGDGVGFYHRLGLTFPAVYDPGDPGKISLAYNVTSSLPVSVFLDKTGRVDLIQLGALTPELLEQEIQKLS
- a CDS encoding cytochrome c biogenesis protein CcdA, producing MTLDNVTVPLALAAGAASFLSPCVIPLVPVYVSYLVRSAAGIGAHRTSRASGTVNAVAFVAGVSLVFLTLFYALRTLLQPVRGAIVPIAGALVIVFALHVAGLVRIPGLDREYRLFKAAPVRSGPIGGFLLGLAFAAGWTPCVGPVLGAVLTAGATTGTTGRGLIMVAAYCVGLGLPFVLLGLGVGRASAMVGRLNRWRRPIDLASAGVLAAMGLLLLTNSLTLLTDFASRVLPSVDPFGL
- a CDS encoding DUF3179 domain-containing protein translates to MRSGCEAVIAPSRAQLLAGLLVAVAAGAAALYITRPPAPTAAPPGTPDQLSSAEITTILEPDAIQSVDHPRFVAAGTAGVRANSAVIGVDLGGEAHAYPIAFMSRVEIVNDRLGGTNIAITW